A region of Dehalococcoidia bacterium DNA encodes the following proteins:
- a CDS encoding HEPN domain-containing protein has product MDRSRDWLDQAEGDLVHAQSDLERGFYDWAAFSAQQAAEKAVKAVFQRLGAEAWGHSVADLLAELAAHRPVPPELQDAALELDKAYIPARYPNAHPSGSPRRRYTRDEAARLVHHAEAIYEFCSHLLSQA; this is encoded by the coding sequence GTGGACAGGAGCCGCGACTGGCTGGACCAGGCCGAGGGCGACCTGGTGCATGCCCAAAGCGACCTGGAGCGGGGCTTCTACGACTGGGCAGCCTTCTCGGCCCAGCAGGCGGCAGAGAAGGCGGTGAAAGCCGTCTTTCAGCGCCTGGGGGCCGAGGCGTGGGGCCACTCGGTGGCTGACCTGCTGGCGGAGCTAGCCGCCCACCGCCCGGTGCCCCCTGAGCTGCAGGATGCCGCCCTGGAGCTGGACAAGGCTTACATACCCGCGCGCTACCCCAACGCTCATCCATCGGGCTCGCCCCGGCGTCGCTACACCCGGGACGAGGCGGCGAGGCTTGTCCACCACGCGGAGGCCATCTATGAGTTCTGTTCGCATCTTCTTTCCCAAGCTTGA
- a CDS encoding class I SAM-dependent methyltransferase, whose protein sequence is MSVDRAAEIRRMFDRLVPRYDLLNRLMSLGKDVRWRRWTAAALAPRGALTLDVGTGTGDLALALRRQGAPLVIGLDFAPQMLAEARRKAEARGLDGIAWALGDALHLPFPDDTFDCVVSAFILRNLVDLPAGLAEMARVLRPGGRLACLDMTHPPEGPFGHLYRFYLRRLVPLLAGLVGGDMSAYHYLADSLQDFPNAQTLAALLESLGLTDVQVRLLGGGVVALHLARKPSPRGHGCD, encoded by the coding sequence ATGTCCGTGGACAGGGCAGCGGAGATACGCCGCATGTTCGATAGGCTTGTTCCTCGTTATGACCTGTTGAATCGGCTTATGAGCCTGGGGAAGGACGTGCGCTGGCGACGCTGGACGGCGGCCGCCCTCGCACCGCGGGGAGCGCTGACCCTGGACGTGGGTACGGGCACCGGCGACCTGGCCCTGGCCCTGCGACGCCAGGGGGCCCCGCTGGTAATCGGGTTGGACTTCGCCCCCCAAATGCTGGCGGAAGCACGCCGCAAGGCGGAGGCCAGGGGCCTTGACGGCATCGCCTGGGCGCTGGGCGATGCCCTACACCTTCCCTTCCCCGACGACACGTTCGATTGCGTGGTCAGCGCCTTCATCCTGCGCAACCTGGTGGACCTGCCGGCCGGGCTGGCAGAGATGGCCCGCGTCTTAAGGCCAGGAGGCCGGCTGGCTTGCCTGGACATGACGCACCCGCCGGAAGGCCCGTTCGGCCACCTATATCGCTTCTACCTACGGCGGCTGGTGCCTCTCCTGGCCGGCCTCGTCGGCGGCGATATGTCGGCCTACCATTACCTCGCCGACTCCCTGCAGGACTTTCCCAACGCCCAGACGCTGGCCGCCCTTCTGGAGAGCCTAGGCCTGACGGATGTCCAGGTGCGCCTGCTGGGAGGGGGCGTAGTGGCCCTCCACTTGGCCCGCAAACCCTCTCCCCGCGGTCACGGATGCGACTAG